CTCACCGCCCGGCTCCAGACCGCCATCTCCGAGGCCATCCCCGACGTGGCGGTCCTCCTGGAGCGACTGTTGGCGAGCCTGGGCGACCTGGGGAATCTCGTATTAATCCCCATCTTCACCTTCCTCCTGTTGCGCGACGTGGACCGCTTCAAGAAGCGGCTGACCGACCTGGTCCCCCAGCGGCACCACGGGCGGGTGAAAGATTTCGGCGATGATGTGAACCGCGTCTTCGTGGGTTTCTTCCGTGCCAAGCTCGTCACCTGCGCCTTCATCGGGGTCGTGACCGGAGTCGGGCTGTGGCTCCTGGGGGTGCCCTTCTTCATCCCCCTGGCGGTCATCTCCGGAATACTGAACTTCATTCCCTTCCTCGGCCCGGTGGTGGCCGGGGCCGTGGCCGTGCCCATGGCATTCTTCACCCCGGATCCCGCCCCGACGATGCTTTTGACCCTGGCGCTCTACGTGGTGAGCTTCACCATCTCGGGCTACGTTCTCGACCCCCTGGTGGTGGGGAAGAAGGTGGGCCTCGGCGCGGTGCTCTTGATTCTCTCCGTGCTGGTCGGCCTGCAGTTCGGCATAGTCTGGGCCTTCCTGGCGGTGCCCATCGCGGCCGTGATCAAGGTCATCGCCCTGCAGGTGGAGCGCTTCTACCGCCGGAGCCCCATCTATCTGGGACTGGGTAAACCGGATTAGTTTGACAAGCCCGGACCGCCGGTTTACCATTACCGACCGCGTGTGTAGGTAATTGAGGAGTTCAATGCGCATCGGGCTCCCCCGGACCCTCATCCTCTACTACCGCTTCCTGCCGCTCGTGGCCACTTTCTTCCGCCGCCTCGGCGTCGAGCTGGTAGTCTCGCCCCCGAGCAACAAAGACCTCGTCGCCTGGGGGATTGCCTCGACGGTGGACGACGCCTGCCTGCCGCTCAAGGTGACTTTTGGGCACATCCACGCCCTCGAGGGCTCCGTGGATCACATCTTCCTCCCCCGCTTGGTCAGCCTGGAAACGGGATCATCCCTCTGCCCGAAGTTCATCGGCCTGCCGGACATGGTGAAGAGCTGCATTTCGGTAAACCTGCCGCTGATTTCGCCGGTGGCCGACGTGAACAAGGGTGCGGGTGGGATTCTGGAGACGCTGGGTGAGGCGGCCCGCCTGTTGGGGTTCGGCCCCGAGGAGACGGAAAAGGCCCTGGGCGCCGCCGAGAGGGCCCAGGCCGCCTTCCGCGCCGACTGCATCCAGGGAAAGGACCCCGCCGCGCTCCTGGAGTCCATCGAAAAGGAAAAGCCCTACGTCGCCCCCGAGGAGGGGGACGAGCTCGAGCTGCGGGTAATAGGCCGCTCCTACATCCTCTTCGACCCCTTCATCTCCCTGGATATTTTAGGGCGCCTGCGCGGAATGGGCTGCCGGATTCTGACCCACGAGAGCGTGGACCACCAGACGCTGGACCGGGAACTGGGGAGTTACAAGCGCCCGCCCTACTGGACGCTGAGCCGGGAGATACTGGGAGCCGCCGGGTACTTCATGCGCCAGGAGGAGGTTGACGGGGTTTTCTACGTCCTGCCCTTCCAGTGCGGACCGGCCTCCATGCTGGAGACGCTGGTGGAGGCCGTGGCGGCCAGGCACCCCCGGATGCCTTACACCTCCATCGTCCTCGACGAGCACACCGGTGAGGCGGGGCTCATGACGCGCCTGGAGGCGTTCCTGGACATGATTCGGCGCAAGAGGGACAGGCGTGCGTAAAATTAAAACGGTGAGCTACGCCGACGCCCTGCGGGCGTACCTGGGCTGGATAACGGAGGCGGAGGAGGAGGCACTGTCGCAGGAGGCCGAAGCGCTGCTGGAATGCAGGACTCAAATAGGCGAGGTACTGGGCGAAGATGTCACGGAAGACCTGGCCGTTCTCGACCGGCGCACATCGGCGAAGAGTTGGATCGTGACCAGATAGCTCCGACCTCGGCGTCCCCCTGGTGGTGGCGCGCAGGAGCCATCTCCCGGGGCGAGTATCCACTGAAAAAGCTCCCGGTTCATGTCCGGGAGGTGGCTGAGGAACTGTACTACGGGCGGAAGTAAGGCATGATTCTGACCTTCCCCCACATGGGCAACATGTACATCGCACTCCGGGTTCTTCTGGAGGCGCTGGGGCGCGAGTACGTCGTGCCGCCGCGGCCGTCGAAGCGGACCCTGGAGCTCGGCGTGCGCCACTCCCCGGAGACCGCCTGCCTCCCGCTGAAGATCAACCTTGGCGACTTCATCGAGGCGCTGAACCAGGGCGCGGACACCGTCCTGGTCATCGGCGGCGGCGGACCATGCCGCTTCGGCTACTACGGCATCATCCAGGAGCAGATTCTGCGGAACATGGGCTACGACGTGACTTTCTACTACTTCTCCCAGGACACCAAGGAGGATTTCGTGGAGATGTTCCGCCACATCTCCAACGGTAAATCCCTCTTGACCATCTGGCGGGCG
This sequence is a window from bacterium. Protein-coding genes within it:
- a CDS encoding acyl-CoA dehydratase activase-related protein, with product MRIGLPRTLILYYRFLPLVATFFRRLGVELVVSPPSNKDLVAWGIASTVDDACLPLKVTFGHIHALEGSVDHIFLPRLVSLETGSSLCPKFIGLPDMVKSCISVNLPLISPVADVNKGAGGILETLGEAARLLGFGPEETEKALGAAERAQAAFRADCIQGKDPAALLESIEKEKPYVAPEEGDELELRVIGRSYILFDPFISLDILGRLRGMGCRILTHESVDHQTLDRELGSYKRPPYWTLSREILGAAGYFMRQEEVDGVFYVLPFQCGPASMLETLVEAVAARHPRMPYTSIVLDEHTGEAGLMTRLEAFLDMIRRKRDRRA
- a CDS encoding AI-2E family transporter → MTDREPDDHDLIPTDYPRRPTGRVPLWTVMVVFLGFLGLFVYLVWPVVSPFVVWLALVLILVPFAYHDSRAISLIALVTVAGVIYGVFNLWDAFFPFVVALFLAFLLDPAADKVDKFIHRLARHEHAEPPKDRKGGRLRAVAALTVIVVAVGFIVGLALLLVPTVRNDIARLREFDFTSLVGRVERWLDGIAGGSPELRDAVQSLTARLQTAISEAIPDVAVLLERLLASLGDLGNLVLIPIFTFLLLRDVDRFKKRLTDLVPQRHHGRVKDFGDDVNRVFVGFFRAKLVTCAFIGVVTGVGLWLLGVPFFIPLAVISGILNFIPFLGPVVAGAVAVPMAFFTPDPAPTMLLTLALYVVSFTISGYVLDPLVVGKKVGLGAVLLILSVLVGLQFGIVWAFLAVPIAAVIKVIALQVERFYRRSPIYLGLGKPD